From Halobacterium sp. R2-5, the proteins below share one genomic window:
- a CDS encoding ABC transporter permease, translated as MSWAAIAKKDFQDAARSKALWALTALFVLFMAGAAYVYTLLQSGGQGGELEALGLIFLLLTPVTWLIPLTALVMSHKAIAGEVESGSAKFLLSLPHSRRDAVVGKVVGRSAVMTVSIVVGLVVAAVVTFVLYDTFDFGAYVGFSALTVLLGVLYTAIGVGLSATTKSTGRATIIAAGFFVVFELAWQLVPAGVYYVLNGSFGPRMAGQPPEWYILLTRIPPSEAFTSAVLQFLPGNSTLVAALFPQNPPVFLTEWAALATMLLWLVVVPVLGYAVFERADL; from the coding sequence ATGAGCTGGGCGGCCATCGCGAAGAAGGACTTCCAGGACGCCGCGCGCTCGAAGGCGCTGTGGGCGCTCACCGCGCTGTTCGTGCTGTTCATGGCGGGCGCGGCCTACGTCTACACGCTCCTCCAGAGCGGCGGGCAGGGCGGGGAGCTGGAGGCGCTCGGCCTCATCTTCTTGCTGCTCACCCCGGTCACGTGGCTCATCCCGCTGACCGCGCTCGTGATGTCACACAAGGCCATCGCCGGCGAAGTCGAGTCCGGCAGCGCGAAGTTCCTGCTGTCGCTTCCCCACTCCCGCCGGGACGCCGTCGTCGGGAAGGTCGTCGGCCGCAGCGCGGTGATGACCGTCTCCATCGTCGTCGGCCTCGTCGTCGCCGCAGTCGTCACGTTCGTGCTGTACGACACCTTCGACTTCGGCGCGTACGTCGGCTTCTCCGCGCTTACCGTGCTGCTCGGCGTGCTGTACACCGCCATCGGCGTCGGCCTCTCCGCCACCACGAAGAGCACCGGCCGCGCCACCATCATCGCTGCCGGGTTCTTCGTCGTCTTCGAGCTCGCGTGGCAGCTCGTCCCCGCGGGCGTCTACTACGTGCTGAACGGCTCGTTCGGCCCCAGAATGGCCGGACAGCCGCCCGAGTGGTACATCCTGTTGACCCGCATCCCGCCATCGGAGGCGTTCACCAGTGCCGTCCTGCAGTTCCTCCCCGGGAACTCCACGCTCGTCGCGGCGCTGTTCCCGCAGAACCCGCCCGTCTTCCTCACCGAGTGGGCGGCGCTCGCGACGATGCTGCTGTGGCTCGTCGTCGTTCCCGTACTCGGCTACGCCGTCTTCGAGCGCGCGGACCTCTAG
- a CDS encoding ABC transporter ATP-binding protein, with translation MAAIELSGVTKRYGDVTALRDLDLRVQDGEIYGFLGPNGAGKSTTIDIILDFVRPTSGTATVLGHDAHDESLAIRRRIGVLPEGFNVYERLTARQHLEFAIESKNADDDVDELLERVGIPDAADRKAGGFSKGMQQRLALAIALVGDPDLLILDEPSTGLDPNGAREMREIIKEEAARGATVFFSSHILEQVEAVCDRVGILQAGELVAQDTIRGLRDAAGTGSSLSVTVAELTPAIVDAVEDVPGVTGVTTDGDTLTVSADSAAKTDILDAAEGAGGEVVDFSTREASLDDVFAAYTDDRDEGVSA, from the coding sequence ATGGCAGCAATCGAACTCTCCGGCGTCACCAAGCGGTACGGTGACGTCACCGCCCTCCGAGACCTCGACCTGCGGGTCCAGGACGGCGAGATATACGGCTTCCTCGGGCCGAACGGCGCCGGGAAGTCGACGACCATCGACATCATCCTGGACTTCGTCCGACCGACCTCCGGCACCGCGACGGTGCTCGGCCACGACGCCCACGACGAGTCCCTGGCCATCCGCCGGCGCATCGGCGTCCTCCCCGAGGGGTTCAACGTCTACGAGCGCCTCACCGCCCGCCAGCACCTCGAGTTCGCCATCGAGTCGAAGAACGCCGACGACGACGTCGACGAACTCCTGGAGCGCGTCGGCATCCCGGACGCCGCCGACCGGAAGGCCGGCGGGTTCTCGAAGGGGATGCAGCAGCGGCTCGCGCTGGCCATCGCGCTCGTCGGCGACCCCGACCTCCTCATCCTCGACGAGCCCTCGACGGGGCTGGACCCGAACGGCGCCCGCGAGATGCGCGAAATCATCAAGGAGGAGGCCGCCCGCGGCGCCACGGTGTTCTTCTCCAGTCACATCCTCGAACAGGTCGAGGCGGTCTGCGACCGCGTCGGCATCCTCCAGGCCGGCGAGCTCGTCGCCCAGGACACCATCCGCGGGCTGCGTGACGCAGCCGGCACCGGGTCGTCGCTGTCGGTCACCGTCGCGGAGCTCACGCCCGCAATCGTCGACGCCGTCGAGGACGTTCCCGGCGTCACGGGCGTCACCACGGACGGCGACACGCTCACCGTGAGCGCGGACAGCGCCGCGAAGACCGACATCCTCGACGCCGCCGAGGGCGCCGGCGGCGAAGTCGTCGACTTCTCCACCCGCGAGGCGTCGCTGGACGACGTGTTCGCCGCGTACACCGACGACCGCGACGAGGGGGTGTCGGCATGA
- a CDS encoding ABC transporter permease subunit produces the protein MTWPVVARRDLRTLRADNSLLVFGGLFAFVAAAAAYGATNGAIATPLPAVLALLFMFAVPLAAGTLTHEAVPSAVDTGRVRLTLALPHDRSTFLAGAGAARLAITVVAVVAAVVTASVVYAARGAALSPVRVLAVVALAALLAVAFVAATLALTAGSTSTTLSAATTYGFFALALFWPIALSLGRVVLGGTFGVRVSSGLTDALVVASPLYAYANTLTVVGVDGVATAGSVPDGIGAAVLLAWTVGGFALAERRFGRVEL, from the coding sequence GTGACGTGGCCCGTCGTCGCGCGCCGCGACCTCCGAACGCTCCGCGCGGACAACTCACTGCTCGTGTTCGGCGGCCTCTTCGCGTTCGTCGCCGCCGCCGCCGCGTACGGCGCCACGAACGGCGCCATCGCGACGCCGCTGCCCGCAGTGCTCGCGCTGTTGTTCATGTTCGCCGTCCCGCTGGCCGCCGGCACGCTCACCCACGAAGCGGTCCCGAGCGCCGTCGACACCGGCCGCGTCCGCCTCACGCTCGCGCTCCCGCACGACCGCTCGACGTTCCTCGCGGGCGCCGGCGCCGCCCGACTCGCGATTACGGTCGTCGCCGTCGTCGCCGCCGTCGTCACCGCGAGCGTTGTCTACGCAGCCCGCGGCGCGGCGCTGTCGCCCGTCCGCGTGCTCGCTGTCGTCGCGCTCGCCGCGCTCCTCGCAGTCGCGTTCGTCGCCGCGACGCTCGCGCTCACCGCAGGGTCGACGTCGACGACGCTCTCCGCCGCGACCACGTACGGCTTCTTCGCGCTCGCGCTGTTCTGGCCGATCGCGCTGAGCCTCGGCCGCGTCGTCCTCGGCGGCACCTTCGGCGTCCGGGTGAGCAGCGGTCTCACGGACGCGCTGGTCGTCGCTAGCCCGCTGTACGCGTACGCGAACACGCTCACCGTCGTCGGCGTCGACGGCGTCGCGACGGCCGGCTCCGTCCCCGACGGCATCGGCGCCGCCGTCCTGCTCGCGTGGACGGTCGGCGGTTTCGCGCTCGCCGAGCGGCGATTCGGCCGCGTCGAACTCTGA
- a CDS encoding excinuclease ABC subunit C gives MDADEVRERANDLPTEPGVYQFLERSGEADTVLYVGKAVDVRDRVRSYADPRSRRIARMVERADAVDFAVTDTETQALLLEANLVKRHQPRYNVRLKDDKSYPLVQFTDHVVPRIEVTRDPEEGAAAYGPYTDKGEVETVVKAIREVYGVRGCSDHKYSGRDRPCLDYEMGLCTAPCTGEISESDYAADVESARRFFEGETGALADPIEREMERAAQEQNFERAANLRDRLDAVEAFHGGAGAAVANSDDAATTDVLGVAVEGEDATVARLHAERGQLVERDQHHLDAPDGENPADVLAAFLVQFYAERDLPDRLLLPEHHGDDDVAAWLDEAGVEVRVPGAGRDATLVDLALKNAHRRSGDRDELGALADALGIDRPTRIEGFDVSHAQGKSAVGSDVCFVDGSAEKADYRRKKLDDENDDYANMYRLVRWRADRAVEGRDDRPEPDLLLIDGGEGQLDAARDALADAGWDVPAVALAKDAELVITERRTYDWPGDAPQLHVLQRVRDEAHRFAVAYHQTLRDDVGTALDNVDGVGPELRKRLLRRFGSVEGVREASADDLRDVDGVGEATAETIASRL, from the coding sequence ATGGACGCCGACGAGGTCAGGGAGCGCGCGAACGACCTGCCGACGGAGCCCGGCGTCTACCAGTTCCTCGAACGGAGCGGCGAGGCCGACACCGTCCTCTACGTCGGGAAGGCCGTCGACGTGCGGGACCGCGTGCGCTCCTATGCTGACCCCCGGAGCAGGCGCATCGCGCGGATGGTCGAGCGCGCGGACGCTGTCGACTTCGCGGTGACGGACACGGAGACGCAGGCGCTGTTGCTGGAGGCGAACCTCGTGAAGCGCCACCAGCCGCGGTACAACGTCCGCCTCAAGGACGACAAGTCCTACCCGCTGGTGCAGTTCACCGACCACGTCGTCCCCCGCATCGAGGTGACCCGCGACCCCGAAGAGGGCGCGGCGGCGTACGGTCCGTACACGGACAAGGGCGAGGTCGAGACGGTGGTGAAGGCGATTCGCGAGGTGTACGGCGTTCGGGGGTGTTCGGACCACAAGTACAGCGGCCGCGACCGCCCGTGCCTGGACTACGAGATGGGGCTGTGTACGGCGCCGTGCACGGGCGAAATCAGCGAGTCGGACTACGCCGCGGACGTGGAGTCCGCGCGCCGGTTCTTCGAGGGGGAGACGGGCGCGCTCGCGGATCCCATCGAGCGCGAGATGGAGCGCGCCGCACAGGAGCAGAACTTCGAGCGCGCGGCGAACCTCCGGGACCGCCTCGATGCAGTCGAGGCGTTCCACGGCGGCGCGGGCGCGGCGGTCGCGAACAGCGACGACGCCGCGACGACGGACGTACTCGGCGTAGCTGTCGAGGGCGAGGACGCGACGGTCGCGCGGCTACACGCCGAGCGCGGCCAGCTCGTCGAGCGCGACCAGCACCACCTAGATGCGCCGGACGGTGAGAATCCGGCCGACGTACTGGCGGCGTTCCTCGTGCAGTTCTACGCGGAGCGGGACCTCCCGGACCGCCTGCTGTTGCCCGAGCACCACGGCGACGACGACGTGGCGGCGTGGCTCGATGAGGCGGGCGTCGAGGTCCGCGTGCCGGGCGCGGGCCGGGACGCGACGCTCGTCGACCTGGCGCTGAAGAACGCCCACCGGCGGTCGGGCGACCGCGACGAGCTGGGCGCGCTCGCGGACGCCCTCGGCATCGACCGCCCGACCCGCATCGAGGGGTTCGACGTGAGCCACGCGCAGGGGAAGTCCGCGGTCGGCAGCGACGTCTGTTTCGTCGACGGGAGCGCGGAGAAGGCCGACTACCGCCGGAAGAAGCTCGACGACGAGAACGACGACTACGCGAACATGTACCGGCTGGTGCGGTGGCGCGCGGACCGCGCGGTCGAGGGTCGCGACGACCGCCCGGAACCCGACCTCCTGCTCATCGACGGCGGCGAAGGGCAGCTAGACGCCGCCCGCGACGCCCTCGCGGACGCGGGCTGGGACGTGCCCGCGGTCGCGCTCGCGAAGGACGCGGAACTCGTGATAACCGAGCGGCGGACGTACGACTGGCCGGGCGACGCACCGCAGCTCCACGTCCTCCAGCGCGTGCGCGACGAGGCCCACCGGTTCGCGGTCGCGTACCACCAGACGCTCCGGGACGACGTCGGGACCGCCCTCGACAACGTCGACGGGGTCGGCCCCGAACTCCGCAAGCGCCTGCTGCGGCGGTTCGGCAGCGTCGAGGGCGTCCGCGAGGCCTCCGCCGACGACCTCCGCGACGTCGACGGCGTGGGCGAGGCGACCGCGGAGACCATCGCGAGCCGGCTGTAA
- a CDS encoding Na+/H+ antiporter NhaC family protein yields the protein MATSFGAISLVPPLLAIALAIITRRAMLSLFLGVWVGGAIVAADTADSALELVAVPFSGVIEAFDWVISAVGESTFNAKIIIFTFLLGAGIALLWRLGGSLAVAQFARSKVDSHRRVGIVTWLFGMVWFFDDYANTAIVGSAMKDMADNMQMSREKLAYILDSTAAPVATFGISSWVAFQIGLVQTAYENLGIQGETPSATLTFLWSIPFNVYCLFAILMVGIVVVTQRDFGEMLDAETRSQRTGNVTRENANPLQSMKEDLGDPVTDDPRLRTFVLPVLVLVTVVIGGAAWSGYAPGRDVLGVVENADFTAALVWGSFSMVATALTLGVYDGHIDVAEGMETVLDGFGIMLHAVSILVLAWSIGSVASALGTGTYVTNVAEGFVSPTLLPVVILFTAAVISFSIGTSWGTMSLVTPVAVPLAWSVGSQDPQMVAVAVGAVFSGSIFGDHCSPISDTTILSSTFAGSDHIDHVRTQMYYAVTVIVVATLAYLVYGITGLGPVVFLPLGAAVLFGVVYVLSEFDANRKDVHAKPFERAGAGTSDDD from the coding sequence ATGGCAACGTCGTTCGGCGCAATATCGCTCGTACCACCGCTGCTCGCGATCGCTCTGGCAATCATCACGAGGCGCGCGATGCTGTCGCTGTTCCTCGGCGTCTGGGTCGGCGGCGCCATCGTCGCCGCCGACACCGCCGACAGCGCGCTCGAACTGGTCGCAGTGCCGTTCTCTGGCGTCATCGAGGCGTTCGACTGGGTCATCAGTGCGGTCGGCGAGAGCACGTTCAACGCGAAAATCATCATCTTCACGTTCCTGCTCGGCGCGGGCATCGCGTTGCTGTGGCGGCTCGGCGGCTCGCTCGCCGTCGCGCAGTTCGCGCGCTCGAAAGTCGACTCCCACCGGCGCGTCGGCATCGTCACGTGGCTGTTCGGGATGGTGTGGTTCTTCGACGACTACGCCAACACCGCCATCGTCGGGTCGGCGATGAAGGACATGGCCGACAACATGCAGATGTCCCGGGAGAAGCTGGCGTACATCCTCGACTCGACGGCCGCGCCCGTCGCGACGTTCGGCATCTCCTCGTGGGTGGCGTTCCAGATCGGGCTCGTCCAGACCGCCTACGAGAACCTCGGCATCCAGGGGGAGACGCCGTCGGCGACGCTGACCTTCCTCTGGTCGATTCCGTTCAACGTCTACTGCCTGTTCGCCATCCTCATGGTCGGCATCGTCGTCGTCACCCAGCGGGACTTCGGCGAGATGCTCGACGCCGAGACGCGGTCCCAGCGGACGGGCAACGTCACGCGCGAGAACGCCAACCCCCTCCAGAGCATGAAAGAAGACCTCGGCGACCCCGTCACGGACGACCCCCGGCTGCGGACGTTCGTCCTCCCGGTGCTCGTCCTCGTCACCGTCGTCATCGGCGGCGCGGCCTGGAGCGGCTACGCGCCCGGCCGTGACGTCCTCGGCGTCGTCGAGAACGCCGACTTCACCGCCGCGCTCGTCTGGGGGTCGTTCAGCATGGTGGCGACCGCGCTCACCCTCGGCGTCTACGACGGCCACATCGACGTCGCGGAGGGCATGGAGACCGTCCTCGACGGGTTCGGCATCATGCTCCACGCGGTCAGCATCCTCGTGCTCGCGTGGTCGATCGGCTCCGTCGCGTCCGCGCTCGGCACCGGCACCTACGTCACCAACGTCGCCGAGGGCTTCGTCTCGCCGACGCTGCTACCCGTCGTCATCCTGTTCACGGCGGCGGTCATCTCGTTCTCCATCGGCACCTCCTGGGGGACGATGTCGCTGGTGACGCCCGTCGCCGTGCCGCTGGCGTGGTCCGTCGGCAGCCAGGACCCCCAGATGGTTGCGGTCGCGGTCGGCGCGGTGTTCAGCGGCTCCATCTTCGGCGACCACTGCTCGCCCATCTCCGACACGACCATCCTCTCGTCGACGTTCGCCGGCTCCGACCACATCGACCACGTCCGCACGCAGATGTACTACGCGGTCACCGTCATCGTGGTCGCGACGCTGGCGTACCTCGTCTACGGCATCACCGGCCTCGGCCCGGTCGTCTTCCTGCCGCTCGGCGCGGCCGTGCTCTTCGGCGTCGTCTACGTGCTCTCCGAGTTCGACGCGAACCGCAAGGACGTCCACGCCAAGCCGTTCGAGCGCGCGGGCGCCGGCACGAGCGACGACGACTGA
- the uvrB gene encoding excinuclease ABC subunit UvrB, whose protein sequence is MSDASGPLQPDRPEAEKPFRVDAPFDPAGDQPDAIEELAEGYESGAEKQTLLGVTGSGKTNTVSWVVEELQQPTLVIAHNKTLAAQLYEELRNLFPDNAVEYFVSYYDYYQPEAYVEQTDKYIEKDASINDEIDRLRHSATRSLLTRDDVIVVASVSAIYGLGDPRNYEDMSLRLEVGQEIERDELLGRLVDLNYERNDVDFTQGTFRVRGDTVEVFPMYGRYPVRVEFWGDEVDRMAKLDPLEGTVESEEPAVLFHPAEHYSVPESEMEQAIERIRDDMHERVRHFERDGDMVAAQRIEERTTFDLEMMAEAGYCSGIENYSVYLSDREPGDAPYTLLDYFPDDFLTVIDESHRTVPQIKGQYAGDKSRKDSLVENGFRLPTAYDNRPLTFEEFEEKTDRTLYVSATPGDYEREHSAQVVEQIVRPTHLVDPEISVADATGQVEDLMDRIDGRVENDERVLVTTLTKRMAEDLTEYLEEAGVAVEYMHDETDTLERHELVRGLRLGEFDVLVGINLLREGLDIPEVSLVAILDADQEGFLRSETSLVQTMGRAARNVNGEVVLYADERTDAMRDAIEETQRRRRIQREYNEEHGTTPTTIDKDVSEMNLPGAETDTSDVAGDGPSDEQEAAVLVEELEERMDAAANNLEFELAADIRDRIRELREEYDLAGEEGDDGVAPEIDPEF, encoded by the coding sequence ATGAGCGACGCCAGCGGTCCACTCCAGCCGGACCGACCCGAGGCCGAGAAGCCGTTCCGCGTCGACGCGCCGTTCGACCCTGCGGGCGACCAGCCCGACGCCATCGAGGAGCTGGCGGAGGGGTACGAGAGCGGCGCGGAGAAGCAGACGCTGCTCGGGGTGACTGGCTCCGGGAAGACGAACACCGTCTCGTGGGTGGTCGAGGAGCTCCAGCAGCCGACGCTCGTCATCGCGCACAACAAGACGCTCGCGGCCCAGCTCTACGAGGAGCTCCGGAACCTCTTCCCGGACAACGCCGTCGAGTACTTCGTCTCCTACTACGACTACTACCAGCCCGAGGCGTACGTCGAGCAGACGGACAAGTACATCGAGAAGGACGCCTCCATCAACGACGAGATCGACCGCCTGCGCCACTCCGCGACGCGCTCGCTTTTGACGCGGGACGACGTCATCGTCGTCGCCTCCGTCTCCGCCATCTACGGGCTCGGTGACCCGCGGAACTACGAGGACATGAGCCTCCGCCTCGAAGTCGGCCAGGAGATCGAGCGCGACGAGCTCCTGGGGCGGCTCGTAGACCTCAACTACGAGCGCAACGACGTCGACTTCACGCAGGGCACGTTCCGCGTCAGGGGGGACACCGTCGAGGTGTTCCCGATGTACGGCCGCTACCCCGTGCGCGTGGAGTTCTGGGGCGACGAGGTCGACCGGATGGCGAAACTCGACCCGCTGGAGGGCACCGTCGAGAGCGAGGAGCCCGCTGTCCTGTTCCACCCGGCGGAGCACTACTCGGTGCCCGAGAGCGAGATGGAACAGGCCATCGAGCGGATCCGCGACGACATGCACGAGCGCGTCCGGCACTTCGAGCGCGACGGCGACATGGTCGCCGCCCAGCGCATCGAGGAACGCACCACGTTCGACCTCGAGATGATGGCCGAGGCGGGCTACTGTTCCGGCATCGAGAACTACTCCGTCTACCTCTCGGACCGCGAACCCGGAGACGCGCCCTACACGCTGCTGGACTACTTCCCGGACGACTTCCTCACCGTCATCGACGAGTCCCACCGCACCGTCCCCCAGATCAAGGGCCAGTACGCGGGCGACAAGTCCCGGAAAGACAGCCTCGTGGAGAACGGCTTCCGGCTCCCGACGGCGTACGACAACCGCCCGCTGACGTTCGAGGAGTTCGAGGAGAAGACCGACCGCACGCTGTACGTCTCCGCGACCCCGGGGGACTACGAGCGCGAGCACTCCGCGCAGGTCGTCGAGCAGATCGTCCGCCCGACCCACCTCGTCGACCCCGAGATCTCCGTGGCGGACGCGACGGGGCAGGTCGAGGACCTGATGGACCGCATCGACGGCCGCGTCGAGAACGACGAGCGCGTGCTCGTCACGACGCTCACCAAGCGCATGGCCGAGGACCTCACGGAGTACCTCGAAGAAGCCGGGGTCGCCGTCGAGTACATGCACGACGAGACGGACACGCTCGAACGCCACGAACTCGTGCGGGGACTGCGCCTCGGCGAGTTCGACGTGCTCGTCGGCATCAACCTCCTCCGGGAGGGCCTGGACATCCCCGAGGTCTCGCTGGTCGCGATTCTGGACGCCGACCAGGAGGGGTTCCTGCGCTCGGAGACCAGCCTCGTCCAGACGATGGGCCGGGCCGCCCGCAACGTCAACGGCGAGGTCGTGCTGTACGCCGACGAGCGCACGGACGCGATGCGGGACGCAATCGAGGAGACCCAGCGCCGCCGCCGCATCCAGCGCGAGTACAACGAGGAACACGGCACGACGCCGACGACCATCGACAAGGACGTCAGCGAGATGAACCTCCCCGGCGCGGAGACCGACACGTCCGACGTCGCGGGCGACGGGCCGAGCGACGAGCAGGAGGCCGCCGTCCTCGTCGAGGAGCTAGAAGAACGGATGGACGCGGCCGCGAACAACCTGGAGTTCGAGCTCGCGGCGGACATCCGCGACCGCATCCGGGAGCTCCGCGAGGAGTACGACCTCGCCGGCGAGGAAGGAGACGACGGCGTCGCGCCCGAAATCGACCCCGAGTTCTGA
- the sufU gene encoding Fe-S cluster assembly sulfur transfer protein SufU produces the protein MSMGSDMYRQQILDHYRNPRNHGELGEATFSHEGYNPSCGDELEFDVKLEDDGETIERVAFRGDGCAISQASASMLTQELPGMTLDEVEEMDTDDVLDMLGVEVTPMRVKCAVLSEKVVQDGAKIYEGEADVDQTSTEDDE, from the coding sequence ATGAGCATGGGCTCGGACATGTACCGGCAGCAGATTCTCGACCACTATCGCAACCCCCGGAACCACGGCGAACTCGGCGAGGCGACGTTCTCTCACGAGGGGTACAACCCCTCCTGCGGGGACGAGCTGGAGTTCGACGTGAAGCTCGAAGACGACGGGGAGACTATCGAGCGCGTGGCGTTCCGCGGTGACGGCTGCGCCATCAGTCAGGCCTCCGCGAGCATGCTCACGCAGGAACTCCCGGGGATGACTCTCGACGAGGTGGAGGAGATGGACACCGACGACGTCCTCGACATGCTCGGCGTGGAAGTGACGCCGATGCGCGTGAAGTGCGCGGTGCTCTCCGAGAAGGTCGTCCAGGACGGCGCGAAAATCTACGAGGGCGAAGCCGACGTGGACCAGACGTCCACCGAGGACGACGAGTAA
- a CDS encoding cysteine desulfurase gives MEATEQDSLDVDAIRADFPILEREVGDGQSLVYLDNAATTQTPDRVVDVFSDYYRGYNANVHRGIHQLSQEASIAYEEAHDRLAEFVGADGREEMIFTKNTTESINLVAYSWGLNELSEGDAVVLSEMEHHSSFVTWQQIAEKVGAEVRYIRVDEDGRLDMDHAAELIDDDVEMVSVVHASNVLGTVNPMRELADLAHEQDALILGDGAQAVPNRPVDVKELDVDFYVFSGHKMAGPTGIGGLYGKQEILEDMEPFLYGGDMIRRVSFEETTWNDLPWKYEAGTPLIAQGIALAEAADYLDDVGMEAIQAHEERITEYAYERLDEFDDVEIYGPPGDDRGAVVAFNVDGIHAHDLASIINDYGIAIRAGDHCTQPLHQKLDVAASVRASFYLYNTKAEVDALVDSLDAAREIFA, from the coding sequence ATGGAAGCCACCGAACAGGACTCGCTGGACGTCGACGCCATCCGGGCGGACTTCCCGATTCTCGAACGGGAGGTCGGCGACGGCCAGTCGCTGGTCTACCTCGACAACGCGGCGACCACGCAGACCCCCGACCGGGTCGTCGACGTCTTCTCGGACTACTACCGCGGCTACAACGCGAACGTCCACCGCGGCATCCACCAGCTCAGCCAGGAGGCCTCCATCGCGTACGAGGAGGCCCACGACCGCCTCGCGGAGTTCGTGGGGGCGGACGGCCGCGAGGAGATGATCTTCACGAAGAACACCACGGAGTCCATCAACCTCGTGGCGTACTCGTGGGGGCTCAACGAGCTCTCGGAGGGCGACGCGGTCGTGCTCTCGGAGATGGAGCACCACTCGTCGTTCGTCACGTGGCAGCAGATCGCGGAGAAGGTCGGCGCCGAGGTGCGTTACATCCGCGTCGACGAGGACGGCCGCCTCGACATGGACCACGCCGCCGAGCTCATCGACGACGACGTCGAGATGGTCTCCGTGGTGCACGCGTCGAACGTCCTCGGCACCGTCAACCCGATGCGCGAACTCGCGGACCTCGCCCACGAGCAGGACGCGCTCATTCTCGGCGACGGCGCGCAGGCCGTCCCGAACCGCCCGGTCGACGTGAAGGAACTCGACGTCGACTTCTACGTCTTCTCCGGGCACAAGATGGCCGGCCCCACGGGAATCGGCGGCCTCTACGGCAAACAGGAGATTCTCGAGGACATGGAGCCGTTCCTCTACGGCGGCGACATGATCCGGCGCGTCTCTTTCGAGGAGACGACGTGGAACGACCTCCCGTGGAAGTACGAGGCGGGCACGCCGCTCATCGCGCAGGGCATCGCGCTCGCGGAGGCCGCCGACTACCTCGACGACGTCGGCATGGAAGCCATCCAGGCCCACGAGGAGCGAATCACCGAGTACGCCTACGAGCGCCTCGACGAGTTCGACGACGTCGAGATCTACGGCCCGCCCGGCGACGACCGCGGCGCCGTCGTCGCGTTCAACGTCGACGGCATCCACGCCCACGACCTCGCGTCCATCATCAACGATTACGGCATCGCCATCCGCGCCGGCGACCACTGCACCCAGCCGCTCCACCAGAAACTCGACGTCGCGGCGTCCGTCCGCGCGTCCTTCTACCTCTACAACACCAAAGCGGAAGTCGACGCGCTCGTCGACTCCCTCGACGCCGCTCGGGAAATCTTCGCCTAG
- a CDS encoding DUF424 family protein gives MIVSERQTERGLLVTACDPDVLGETFANGETEFTVSEEFYGGEEASAEAVRESLARADIGNLVGADVVDLAIEEGHVEAANVLDLDGTVHAQFLRL, from the coding sequence ATGATCGTCAGCGAGCGACAGACCGAGCGCGGCCTGCTGGTGACCGCCTGCGACCCCGACGTGCTCGGGGAGACGTTCGCGAACGGCGAGACGGAGTTCACCGTCTCCGAGGAGTTCTACGGCGGCGAGGAGGCGTCCGCCGAGGCGGTCCGCGAGTCGCTCGCTCGCGCCGACATCGGGAACCTCGTCGGCGCCGACGTCGTCGACCTCGCGATCGAGGAAGGCCACGTCGAGGCGGCGAACGTCCTCGACCTCGACGGCACCGTCCACGCGCAGTTCCTGCGGCTGTAG